A region from the Nostoc sp. HK-01 genome encodes:
- a CDS encoding 4Fe-4S ferredoxin, iron-sulfur binding protein has protein sequence MAYKITSQCISCNLCESVCPTGAIKVEGTRHWIDSELCTNCVGSIHTVPQCKAGCPTCDGCVKETNDYWESWFAKYNRIIGKLTKKQDYWERWFDCYSKKFMLSN, from the coding sequence ATGGCTTATAAGATTACCAGCCAGTGTATTTCTTGCAATCTCTGTGAGTCTGTATGCCCCACTGGCGCAATTAAAGTAGAAGGCACCCGCCACTGGATTGACAGCGAACTTTGCACAAATTGTGTCGGTAGTATTCATACCGTGCCTCAATGTAAAGCTGGTTGCCCAACTTGTGATGGTTGCGTTAAAGAGACAAACGATTATTGGGAAAGCTGGTTTGCTAAATATAACCGCATTATAGGGAAATTAACAAAAAAACAAGATTATTGGGAACGTTGGTTTGACTGTTATTCAAAGAAGTTTATGCTATCTAACTAA